A stretch of Cucumis sativus cultivar 9930 chromosome 2, Cucumber_9930_V3, whole genome shotgun sequence DNA encodes these proteins:
- the LOC101216322 gene encoding serine/arginine-rich splicing factor SC35 isoform X1, producing the protein MSHFGRSGPPDIRDTYSLLVLNITFRTTADDLYPLFDKYGKVVDVFIPRDRRTGDSRGFAFVRYKYADEAQKAIDKLDGRMLDGREIMVQFAKYGPNAEKIRKGRVMESSSKTRGRSRSRSPRSRHRDDHRDRDYRRRSRSRSRERYDRDRPHRSERERYRSRSRSASPDRSKDRRRGRDDDERRSASHSDRRFYTDFSMSPTRHSPDTRRSISPRKTPPSRARSDDEHSPKGDNGSPDDKPVDSRSPSPARSDADE; encoded by the exons ATGTCGCACTTTGGAAGATCCGGTCCTCCCGATATCAGAGATACCTACTCTCTCCTCGTCCTCAACATCACTTTCC GTACTACCGCCGATGATCTTTACCCCCTTTTCGATAAGTACGGAAAGGTCGTCGATGTCTTCATCCCCAGAGACCGCAG GACTGGGGATTCGCGAGGATTTGCGTTTGTTCGATATAAGTACGCGGATGAAGCACAGAAGGCAATTGATAAGCTTGATG GACGAATGTTGGATGGCAGAGAAATTATGGTTCAATTTGCTAAGTATGGTCCTAATGCTGAGAAAAT TCGTAAAGGGAGAGTAATGGAATCATCTTCGAAGACAAGGGGAAGGTCAAGAAGCCGCAGTCCACGTTCAAG GCACCGTGATGACCATAGGGATAGGGATTACAGGAGAAGAAGCCGCAGTAGAAGCCGTGAGAGATATGATCGTGATAGACCCCACAGAAGTGAGAGAGAGCGCTATCGCAGTAGGAGTCGTAGTGCTAGTCCTGACCGTAGTAAAGATCGTAGGAGGGGAAGAGATGATGATGAACGACGTAGTGCTAGCCACTCTGATAGAAG ATTCTATACTGATTTCAGCATGTCGCCCACCCGACATTCCCCTGATACTCGGAGAAGCATATCTCCACGTAAGACACCGCCATCTAGGGCTAGAAGCGACGATGAACACTCACCAAAGGGAGATAATGGCTCACCAGATGATAAACCAGTTGATTCTCGTAGTCCATCTCCTGCTAGATCCGATGCTGAT GAGTGA
- the LOC101216322 gene encoding serine/arginine-rich splicing factor SC35 isoform X2: MSHFGRSGPPDIRDTYSLLVLNITFRTTADDLYPLFDKYGKVVDVFIPRDRRTGDSRGFAFVRYKYADEAQKAIDKLDGRMLDGREIMVQFAKYGPNAEKIRKGRVMESSSKTRGRSRSRSPRSRHRDDHRDRDYRRRSRSRSRERYDRDRPHRSERERYRSRSRSASPDRSKDRRRGRDDDERRSASHSDRSMSPTRHSPDTRRSISPRKTPPSRARSDDEHSPKGDNGSPDDKPVDSRSPSPARSDADE, from the exons ATGTCGCACTTTGGAAGATCCGGTCCTCCCGATATCAGAGATACCTACTCTCTCCTCGTCCTCAACATCACTTTCC GTACTACCGCCGATGATCTTTACCCCCTTTTCGATAAGTACGGAAAGGTCGTCGATGTCTTCATCCCCAGAGACCGCAG GACTGGGGATTCGCGAGGATTTGCGTTTGTTCGATATAAGTACGCGGATGAAGCACAGAAGGCAATTGATAAGCTTGATG GACGAATGTTGGATGGCAGAGAAATTATGGTTCAATTTGCTAAGTATGGTCCTAATGCTGAGAAAAT TCGTAAAGGGAGAGTAATGGAATCATCTTCGAAGACAAGGGGAAGGTCAAGAAGCCGCAGTCCACGTTCAAG GCACCGTGATGACCATAGGGATAGGGATTACAGGAGAAGAAGCCGCAGTAGAAGCCGTGAGAGATATGATCGTGATAGACCCCACAGAAGTGAGAGAGAGCGCTATCGCAGTAGGAGTCGTAGTGCTAGTCCTGACCGTAGTAAAGATCGTAGGAGGGGAAGAGATGATGATGAACGACGTAGTGCTAGCCACTCTGATAGAAG CATGTCGCCCACCCGACATTCCCCTGATACTCGGAGAAGCATATCTCCACGTAAGACACCGCCATCTAGGGCTAGAAGCGACGATGAACACTCACCAAAGGGAGATAATGGCTCACCAGATGATAAACCAGTTGATTCTCGTAGTCCATCTCCTGCTAGATCCGATGCTGAT GAGTGA
- the LOC101217365 gene encoding DNA-directed RNA polymerase I subunit RPA12 (The RefSeq protein has 7 substitutions compared to this genomic sequence), with amino-acid sequence MAYSRGHDFLFCNLGGTMLSFCSTKYVECPSCKSRRSAKEIVGREISYTVTAEEIKKQLGISLIDENNMQLAKERRRCEKCGNDEAWFESRQMRSADEGQTTFYTCSKCLPQTREN; translated from the exons ATGGCTTATTCTCGTGGACATGACTTCTTGTTTTGCAATTTGTGCGGAACCATGTTGTCGTTCTGCTCAACGAAATATGTTGAGTGTCCTTCGTGCAAGTCTAGGCGAAGTGCAAAAG AGATCGTCGGTAGAGAAATAAGTTACACAGTAACTGCTGAG GAAATTAGAAAGCAGTTGGGAATTTCATTAATTGATGAAGAGAAAATGCAGTTAGCAAAG GAAAGGAGAAGATGTGAAAAATGTGGAAATGATGAAGCTTGGTTTGAGAGCAGACAG ATGAGATCGGCTGATGAAGGCCAGACCACATTTTATACCTGCACTAAATGTCATCATCAGACTAGAGAGAATTGA
- the LOC101217365 gene encoding DNA-directed RNA polymerase I subunit RPA12 isoform X1, translating into MAYSRGHDFLFCNLCGTMLSFCSTKYVECPSCKSRRSAKEIVGREISYTVTAEEIRKQLGISLIDEEKMQLAKERRRCEKCGNDEAWFESRQMRSADEGQTTFYTCTKCHHQTREN; encoded by the exons ATGGCTTATTCTCGTGGACATGACTTCTTGTTTTGCAATTTGTGCGGAACCATGTTGTCGTTCTGCTCAACGAAATATGTTGAGTGTCCTTCGTGCAAGTCTAGGCGAAGTGCAAAAG AGATCGTCGGTAGAGAAATAAGTTACACAGTAACTGCTGAG GAAATTAGAAAGCAGTTGGGAATTTCATTAATTGATGAAGAGAAAATGCAGTTAGCAAAG GAAAGGAGAAGATGTGAAAAATGTGGAAATGATGAAGCTTGGTTTGAGAGCAGACAG ATGAGATCGGCTGATGAAGGCCAGACCACATTTTATACCTGCACTAAATGTCATCATCAGACTAGAGAGAATTGA
- the LOC101216083 gene encoding rac-like GTP-binding protein 5 — MSASRFIKCVTVGDGAVGKTCMLISYTSNTFPTDYVPTVFDNFSANVVVDGSTVNLGLWDTAGQEDYNRLRPLSYRGADVFILAFSLISKASYENVAKKWIPELRHYAPGVPIVLVGTKLDLRDDKQFFVDHPGAVPISTVQGEELRKVIGAPAYIECSSKTQQNVKGVFDAAIKVVLQPPKSKKKKKKSQNVCSIL; from the exons ATGAGTGCGTCCAGGTTTATAAAGTGCGTAACGGTTGGTGATGGGGCTGTGGGTAAAACCTGTATGTTGATTTCATATACGAGTAACACCTTTCCCACG GACTACGTGCCTACCGTTTTCGACAATTTCAGTGCCAATGTGGTGGTTGATGGAAGCACGGTCAACCTAGGACTATGGGATACTGCTG GTCAAGAGGATTACAATAGATTAAGACCACTGAGCTATAGAGGTGCTGATGTTTTTATTCTTGCTTTCTCTCTCATAAGCAAGGCCAGCTATGAAAATGTTGCCAAGAAG TGGATTCCTGAATTGAGACATTATGCACCTGGTGTTCCAATAGTCCTTGTTGGAACCAAACTTG ATCTTCGGGATGACAAGCAGTTCTTTGTAGACCACCCTGGTGCAGTGCCCATCTCCACTGTTCAG GGAGAGGAGTTGAGAAAAGTTATTGGAGCTCCGGCATACATCGAGTGTAGTTCAAAAACCCAGCAG AATGTGAAAGGAGTGTTCGACGCAGCCATTAAAGTGGTGCTCCAGCCGCCAAAgtctaagaagaagaagaagaagtcaCAGAATGTCTGTTCCATCTTATGA
- the LOC101215840 gene encoding uncharacterized protein LOC101215840, translating into MSRCFPYPPPGYVRKVASTEAALIESIKLQSERQSKNDRKNEKRRHKKEKKEKSKNKKERSKDKKHKSKERKEHKGKSSRSQGLNDQKHDKCFKEVKDLDGSKVEAEQLERSGLTEEHGQPVWPQSPAYLSDGTQIDHKRKREAATQPDEGCKPGKIIRIKLASASSLSQQEDSSAGSEQMCSTSGRYNSVDQKTDGDSHGSIANAETAVTVFPTLSNPKTPLHPIRDSNSTDKVASVPSRKRSSAESAYEALFEKWVAPPLLLEQQTDDEEWLFGTTRKQDGRSSTMANNNALSTVSSCGRSSNLWPRGQYLVDADVYSLPYTIPF; encoded by the exons ATGTCTCGTTGCTTTCCTTACCCACCTCCTGGTTACGTGAGGAAGGTGGCTAGCACCGAGGCGGCCTTGATCGAATCGATTAAG CTCCAATCTGAAAGACAGAGCAAGAATGATAGAAAGAATGAGAAACGTAGGcacaagaaagagaagaaagagaagtccaagaacaagaaagagagaagtaaggacaaaaaacacaaaagcAAAGAACGTAAAGAACATAAGGGGAAATCCTCCCGTAGCCAGGGCTTGAATGATCAAAAACACGACAAATGCTTTAAAGAAGTCAAGGACCTAGATGGATCCAAAGTTGAAGCAGAACAATTAGAAAGGAGTGGTCTCACTGAAGAGCATGGACAACCTGTATGGCCTCAAAGCCCTGCCTACTTGTCTGATGGAACTCAGATCGACCACAAGAGAAAAAGGGAAGCTGCAACACAGCCTGATGAAGGTTGTAAGCCTG GTAAAATCATCCGAATCAAACTTGCCTCGGCCTCTTCACTTAGCCAGCAAGAGGATTCATCAGCTGGCAGTGAACAGATGTGTTCTACATCTGGTCGCTATAATTCTGTTGATCAAAAGACAGATGGAGACAGTCATGGATCCATAGCCAATGCTGAAACAGCTGTCACTGTTTTTCCCACTTTGTCCAACCCAAAGACTCCTTTACATCCCATCAGGGACAGTAATTCTACCGATAAGGTTGCGTCGGTACCTTCTCGCAAAAGAAGTTCGGCTGAATCTGCTTATGAGGCATTGTTTGAGAAGTGGGTAGCACCACCACTTCTGTTGGAGCAACAAACTGATGACGAGGAATGGCTCTTCGGAACAACAAGAAAACAAGATGGACGAAGTAGTACCATGGCCAACAACAATGCTCTCAGTACTGTTTCCAGCTGTGGTAGAAGTTCAAATCTGTGGCCGAGAGGACAATATCTTGTCGATGCTGATGTTTATTCATTGCCTTATACGATcccattttga
- the LOC101215364 gene encoding prostaglandin E synthase 2: MRKINGVHLLSRLVSADATTTTTYRQLLRQSAVLRTCTGSNIRCFSQVANPFGSYDPSSVRKVAGNARFVSVASSSLAEDLVNGSPRPSFVPKDVVLYQYEACPFCNKVKAFLDYYNVPYKVVEVNPIFKKEIKWSEYKKVPILMVDGVQMVDSTDIIHNLYQRIHPENSASNLEEEKKWLGWVDNHLVHVLSPNIYRNYKEALESFNYITTHGNFSFAQRIIAKYGGATAMYFVSKKLKEKHNITDERKALYGAAETWVDALKDRQFLGGANPNLADLAVFGVLRPIRHLQSGKDMVEHTRVGEWYTRMEKAVGKSARING, encoded by the exons ATGAGAAAGATTAACGGAGTTCATTTACTCAGCCGACTTGTAAGTGCTGAtgccaccaccaccaccacttACCGCCAGCTCCTCCGTCAATCGGCGGTGCTAAGAACGTGCACTGGATCGAATATTCGGTGTTTCTCTCAAGTAGCGAATCCTTTTGGTTCGTATGATCCTTCTTCTGTTCGGAAAGTTGCTGGAAATGCTCGGTTTGTCTCTGTGGCTTCTTCATCTTTGGCTGAAGATTTGGTTAATGGCTCACCGCGTCCGTCGTTCGTACCCAAGGATGTGGTTCTCTATCAGTACGAAGCTTGCCCGTTCTGCAATAAAGTTAAAG CATTTCTGGACTATTACAACGTCCCGTATAAAGTAGTGGAGGTAAATCCTATATTCAAAAAGGAGATTAAGTGGTCTGAGTACAAGAAGGTGCCAATTCTGATGGTTGATGGTGTACAGATGGTGGATTCTACAG ATATAATTCATAACTTGTACCAAAGAATTCATCCTGAGAACTCTGCGTCGAACttggaagaagagaagaagtgGCTTGG GTGGGTGGACAATCACCTAGTGCATGTTTTATCGCCAAACATATACAGAAATTACAAAGAGGCTCTTGAGTCTTTCAACTACATAACCACACATG gaaattttagttttgctCAAAGGATAATAGCAAAGTATGGCGGGGCTACAGCCATGTATTTTGTTTCcaagaaattgaaagagaaacaTAACATCACTGATGAGCGCAAAGCCTTATATGGAGCTGCAGAAACATGGGTGGATGCACTGAAAGACCGTCAGTTTCTTG GTGGAGCAAATCCTAACTTAGCTGATCTTGCTGTCTTTGGTGTCTTGAGACCAATCCGACACCTTCAATCTGGAAAAGATATGGTTGAGCATACAAGAGTTGGTGAATGGTATACTAGAATGGAGAAGGCGGTGGGAAAGTCTGCAAGGATCAATGGCTGA
- the LOC101216804 gene encoding uncharacterized protein LOC101216804 — protein MEKTNSTSSHLQSLLAFSFSFLALFHLTAHAQSLPPPKFDGFVYGNHSLDFNTIHIEAFFDPVCPDSRDSWPPLKKALDHYGSRVRLVIHLLPLPYHDNAYAASRALHIVDLVNPSDTFKLLEAFFGDQKQFYNAETRYLSRAAIVDSMVKFGVEVLGDSYKNTLVTGFNDRETDLLTRVSFKFSTSRGVYGTPFFFINGFLAPDKGSPLNYTEWRNLIDPLIKKNKRSGSQHLSL, from the exons atggagaaaacaaATTCCACTTCCTCACACCTTCAATCACTACTTgctttctccttctccttcctcGCCCTCTTTCATCTCACTGCTCATGCTCAGAGTCTTCCCCCGCCAAAATTCGACGGTTTCGTATACGGAAACCACTCACTGGACTTTAATACCATCCACATCGAGGCCTTTTTCGATCCTGTTTGCCCCGATAGCAGAGACTCCTGGCCACCTCTCAAGAAAGCCCTCGATCATTACGGCTCTCGCGTTCGTCTTGTCATTCACCTCCTCCCTCTACC TTATCATGACAATGCATATGCAGCATCTCGTGCTTTACATATTGTGGATTTGGTGAATCCCTCGGATACATTTAAATTGTTGGAAGCGTTCTTCGGGGATCag AAGCAGTTTTACAATGCTGAAACTCGTTACTTGTCAAGGGCTGCTATCGTGGATAGCATGGTGAAGTTTGGAGTTGAAGTACTTGGGGACTCCTACAAAAACACTCTAGTAACTGGTTTCAATGACAGGGAGACCGATCTTTTGACACGTGTTTCTTTCAAG TTTAGCACCTCAAGAGGAGTCTATGGAacaccttttttctttataaatggATTTCTAGCTCCTGATAAAGGGTCTCCCCTAAATTATACTGAATGGAGAAACTTGATCGACCCTttgatcaagaaaaataagagatCGGGGTCTCAGCATCTGTCACTATGA